GTCTGATTTATCACCTAATAGCATAGAGGCAACTGCATTACTACTATTTGATAAATCTTGGTAAGTATATTCTTTTCCTTGGTCTACAATCGCTACTTTTTTAGGATTGTTTTTGGCATTTGCTATTAGCTGAAGCATGACAAATTGGGTTGTTAGCTATTGGTTCAATTTGAAATATAGTCCCTAATGTTTGAAAATGAAATATTAATGATCCACAATCATTGTTATTAAGAATTGGTTTTTGACTAGCTTTAGAAATAAATAAAATATTTTGGTTCTGTATTTGCAGAACTAACTGAACTTTGTTTATCTTTGTCCCGTTAGTATCGGCATAACCCAAATTAATGGCGTATGATTTTAACTGAAAAACATAAGGAATTAATAGAGCGCATTGGAGTATTTCATGAGCATAAGGGAATGCAGCCTCTAGTAGGAAGAATTATCGGTTTGCTTTTGGTACATGAAGAAGGTGAGGTTTCTTTTGATGAGATAGTGGAGCAATTAGGAGTAAGTAAAAGTACGGTAAGTAATGCTCTTACTTTTCTTCAGGCTAAAGGAAGATGTGTGTATAGTACAAGACCTGGAGACAGGAAAAGATATTTTGCATTGAAGGTGAGTGATTGGAGAGAAGACTTTGAAAAGGAGCTTCAAAACATTGCCGAGATTCAAAAATTTATTGATGAGGTGTTGGAAGTGAGAACCGAAAAGAACCCAGAATTCAATTGTAGAATGAGAGATTTTTCAAATTTCCTATGCTTTTTTAAACAGGAGATTCCATCCTTGTTTGAGAGATTCAAAAAGCAACAAGCTTAAAAAAATTTATCTATATAGTTCTCTAATCACAGAACCAACTTTAATATTATAAATTAACTATTATTTAATACCATGTTCAGAAAATATTTGACAATTCTGATGTTTCTGCTCAGTCCATATTTGGTTTTTGCGCAAGCGAGTTCGGGAGAGATCCAGTACCCTGACACTTTAGACTTAAAGCAAACCTTACAAATTGGCATTGAAAACAACAGAAATTTGAAAAAGGCGGTTTTGGATGAGACCAAAGCCAAGTACAATCGTGACGAAATACGTGGAGCTGGATTACCTCAGTTATCTGCTTATGGACAATACAATAATTTTATCGATGTATTCCCTCAGGCAGTACCAGGTGATCCTGGAGATATCGAAGTGATTTCATTAGGTGTTCCGCAGTCATTAAAAGCTGGGTTTGAGTTAAGTCAGTTGATTTATAGTAATTCCTATTTGATTGGGCTTAAAGCTGCCAAAACAGGGGAGGAGTTTTACAGAGTGAGGAAGATATCATTCATGAAATGTCCAAGAGCTACTTAGGAACTACCTTCAAAAAGAAAACTTACTGGCTAATATCGACCAATTAAAAGGGTTTGAGAAAATACTTCAATCTCAATACGATAATGACTTGGCAAGAAAAGTTGATTTGAATAGGGTGAAAGTTAATCTGACTTCTGTTCAAAGTGAATTGGAGAACCTAGAAATCGCAATCAACAAGAGCGAAGGTTATTTGAAATTAGTAATGGGGATTCCTGTGGATACTGAAGTTTCTTTTGATCGAAGCATCGCTAATATGAATGAAAAGGTGCAGGAATTTCAGATTGCTGACTTAAATGTCTTTGATAGAAAAGATATTCAATTGCTAGGGGTTCAAGAACAGCTTTATGAATACGAGTATAAGAATATCAGATCTCAACATCTACCACAGCTGGTTGGTTTTGCTGACTGGAATACCAATGCATTCTCTCAAAACTTTGACTTTTTAAGTGAAGGGAAAGTATGGCATAAGGGATTCTTGGTCGGACTGAAACTTCAGATACCCATTTTTGACGGTTTGCAGACCAAGTCCAAAGCAGCTCAATCCAAAATAAGCGCTGAGCAATTAAGACTGGATCAACTTCAAGCAGA
Above is a window of Algoriphagus machipongonensis DNA encoding:
- a CDS encoding GbsR/MarR family transcriptional regulator, translated to MILTEKHKELIERIGVFHEHKGMQPLVGRIIGLLLVHEEGEVSFDEIVEQLGVSKSTVSNALTFLQAKGRCVYSTRPGDRKRYFALKVSDWREDFEKELQNIAEIQKFIDEVLEVRTEKNPEFNCRMRDFSNFLCFFKQEIPSLFERFKKQQA
- a CDS encoding TolC family protein; this translates as MFRKYLTILMFLLSPYLVFAQASSGEIQYPDTLDLKQTLQIGIENNRNLKKAVLDETKAKYNRDEIRGAGLPQLSAYGQYNNFIDVFPQAVPGDPGDIEVISLGVPQSLKAGFELSQLIYSNSYLIGLKAAKTGEEFYRVRKISFMKCPRAT
- a CDS encoding TolC family protein; its protein translation is MARKVDLNRVKVNLTSVQSELENLEIAINKSEGYLKLVMGIPVDTEVSFDRSIANMNEKVQEFQIADLNVFDRKDIQLLGVQEQLYEYEYKNIRSQHLPQLVGFADWNTNAFSQNFDFLSEGKVWHKGFLVGLKLQIPIFDGLQTKSKAAQSKISAEQLRLDQLQAEDAANLEYQTAINSYFNSLSTLEALKDNLALANDVLSDSELLYKEGLSPLTDLLEAETTQRSAQANYNNQIIQVRISQLEILNSTGKISNLLN